In Paenibacillus sp. FSL R7-0345, a single window of DNA contains:
- a CDS encoding sugar phosphate isomerase/epimerase, which yields MIGQYGGFDEQKFRKDFRSGFYGIEACMFASEEDTALLVEAARYGGFAIGVHFPFRKNNTRLRDPLVLSADHEVRADAFRQIAAELDALAAIKPDYVLFHYPKPVILDERVDWTGWRFGDRREFIYEHEITPDELIIRTEQLFQWLDEQGRTYQFTPVLEFDAISRLIYEQNFLEPLLIKYPSIRLCLDTARLFLQDKLDHHFDARKILTTYSKYAFLIHLSNVQVQGSVQNSHYPVLPELHEADGWAPVEAYLQIIRAENPQVRIMFEHRSDLITEEQLDQCYAWVDHIINGT from the coding sequence ATGATTGGACAGTACGGCGGTTTTGATGAACAGAAGTTCAGAAAAGATTTCCGGAGCGGATTCTATGGAATTGAAGCTTGTATGTTTGCCTCTGAAGAGGATACTGCATTGCTGGTTGAAGCGGCCAGGTACGGCGGATTCGCCATAGGTGTACATTTTCCGTTTCGTAAAAATAACACCAGGCTGCGGGACCCGCTTGTCCTGTCCGCTGATCATGAGGTGCGTGCTGACGCTTTCCGGCAGATCGCCGCAGAACTGGATGCTCTGGCCGCAATCAAGCCGGATTACGTGCTGTTCCATTATCCTAAACCGGTCATACTCGATGAACGCGTAGACTGGACCGGATGGCGGTTCGGAGACCGCCGGGAATTCATCTATGAGCATGAAATTACACCCGACGAGTTGATTATCCGCACTGAGCAGCTTTTCCAATGGCTTGATGAACAGGGCCGGACCTACCAGTTCACGCCGGTGCTGGAGTTCGATGCCATCAGCCGGCTTATTTATGAGCAGAATTTTCTTGAACCGTTATTGATCAAATACCCAAGCATCAGATTATGCCTGGACACGGCCAGACTATTTCTGCAGGACAAGCTGGACCACCACTTTGACGCCAGGAAAATACTAACGACCTATTCGAAGTATGCCTTTCTTATCCACCTGTCGAATGTCCAGGTTCAAGGCAGTGTGCAAAACAGTCATTATCCTGTACTCCCGGAATTACATGAGGCCGACGGATGGGCACCGGTTGAAGCTTACCTGCAGATCATCCGGGCAGAAAATCCGCAGGTCAGAATCATGTTCGAGCACCGCTCGGACCTTATTACTGAAGAACAGCTGGATCAGTGTTATGCCTGGGTGGATCATATAATTAACGGTACTTAA
- a CDS encoding phosphotransferase: protein MNEQEQSVLQALNALYPLELQAAEAVTGEMYRCLADNKVYFARVSDYKPYEAQAEEVKLLVYLRGAGVHVAEIIPSVSGKLIESHNLADPVQIVMFAAAPGAHLPLKEWDGEVFKMLGRVIGRLHKAGERYEQQHGRAEQIKDWTENREYQFLQSIPPEETLIRAAAQEVLQKLQAISRDGENYGIIHGDIWLENVLAWGETLTLIDFQDCERHYYLYDLAVPLYSALEFSFAGQGNIRDYGQRLAESLLTGYLEEHTLTSEMLGHLPLLLQLKELFVYNLMHLYFNKKELSEEQIRILNLYRMRIEHGIPAVQLDYERLQRLVEEHSRTGNTGGGQHEHLRL, encoded by the coding sequence GTGAATGAACAGGAACAGTCAGTGCTGCAGGCGCTTAATGCCCTTTACCCGCTGGAGCTGCAGGCTGCCGAGGCTGTAACCGGGGAAATGTACCGTTGTCTGGCGGATAATAAGGTTTATTTTGCAAGAGTCAGTGATTACAAGCCTTATGAAGCTCAGGCAGAGGAGGTGAAGCTGCTCGTCTATCTGCGCGGCGCCGGGGTCCATGTTGCGGAGATCATCCCTTCTGTTAGCGGAAAGCTGATAGAAAGCCATAATCTTGCAGACCCCGTTCAAATTGTTATGTTTGCGGCTGCACCGGGAGCTCATCTGCCGCTGAAGGAATGGGACGGTGAGGTGTTTAAAATGCTGGGCCGGGTGATAGGCAGACTGCATAAGGCCGGAGAAAGGTATGAGCAGCAGCATGGCCGAGCAGAGCAGATTAAGGACTGGACCGAGAATAGGGAGTACCAGTTCCTGCAGTCCATTCCGCCGGAGGAAACACTGATCCGGGCGGCTGCGCAGGAGGTACTTCAGAAGCTGCAGGCCATATCCCGGGACGGGGAGAATTACGGTATTATACACGGGGATATTTGGCTGGAAAATGTGCTGGCTTGGGGAGAGACGCTGACGCTCATTGATTTTCAGGATTGTGAGCGCCATTATTATCTGTATGATCTGGCGGTGCCGCTTTACTCAGCGCTGGAGTTTTCTTTTGCCGGGCAGGGAAATATCAGGGATTACGGCCAGCGGCTCGCCGAGAGTCTGCTTACCGGCTATCTGGAGGAGCATACGCTGACCTCAGAGATGCTGGGTCATTTACCGCTGCTGCTCCAGCTGAAGGAATTGTTCGTGTATAACCTGATGCATCTGTACTTCAATAAAAAAGAGCTGAGCGAGGAGCAAATCCGGATTCTTAATCTCTACCGGATGCGGATTGAGCATGGTATCCCGGCGGTACAGCTGGACTATGAGCGCCTGCAACGATTAGTGGAGGAGCATAGCAGGACTGGAAACACAGGAGGAGGACAACATGAACATTTACGGCTGTGA